Sequence from the Lates calcarifer isolate ASB-BC8 unplaced genomic scaffold, TLL_Latcal_v3 _unitig_4662_quiver_2197, whole genome shotgun sequence genome:
CTAGGATTTATAAATGTCTTACTTTGGCACCATCTGGTGGTGCAAACAACAATCTACAAGCTTCTGCAATTGCTTTTTCTCACTAAATTGATGAAGAACTCTGACCGCATTACACTGTTATTAATCAGTAATATTCTTCTTTGACCTTTTGTAGTTTGGGGAGTTCATCAAGCTGCAGGTGGCAGAGGGCAAAGGTCGCATAAAGCCCGGCCTGACTATGGAGCAGGTTGTTACAGACATGTTCCAAAACCAGGACCGAAATAAAGACGGAGTGATTACAGCCAATGAGCTCAAACTGAAGGTGGATGAGGACAAGGAGAGGGAACAACTGAGGCACGAGGAGTTGTGATGAggacaaatgttttcattctctctcagGGATAAACCCCCAACATCTTAAAAACAAGCAACGAGAGACTTTTCCCatacagtgtcatttttaataatggacagtttttaaatgacaagaaaatagTGCAAAGGATCTTTTTGTGgagttttgtgttgtttgagtgtttgagtTTGATAGTTGTGTTTCAGAAAACCAAACAAGCACCTTTATTTGTCCCTGAAAGtcacattaattaaaatgtttctaaGAAAATGAacatagtttcagtttttctacAACTTGTATCACATAGGATGAGGTGCATAGGAAATCATCTGACATCTGCAATGACTAcatatgacaaaaacagagatgcaCCTATGAATAGGTAAAGTGTTGGTAGCTGCTGACATTAAGGTTTTTTTAAGctgcacataaaaaaatacacccaACACTGATATctgaaataactaaaataaataaactgttggTAGAAGCTAATACTATCTTATATGGCATATTCAGGATTTTCCCCAGTGAAGGTGATCACAAAGACAGATGTCTACCAATGGTGTGACTttaagaaatgttgcaagtCTGCATCCTGGAGATcagaagcagcattttaaatgaTGCATATCTCTGTAATTGTGTCCTAACAGTATTCAGTTTAAGATTCAATTAGTAACAGACCAAAAGCATTATTTTGAAAGTATTAATATTGATGCATTTCTaataaaagaattaaaaaataataacatgatTCATGGCCATTAACGTAATGACCATGTCATGGACATAAGACTGCAACGCAGAAATATTAGTGACATCAAGAGATAATTTAAAGGCAtagttcactttttttttccaacttctGTGGAATTAATGTTAAAGATCATTATTAATAGCACTAAAGGAATTCAGGGGGCAGTCATTATTAAAACTTTGCTCTTTTTTCCTGGTACAAAAACAccaacttaaaataaataaaatggcttttaaaaaaaaaataaaaaaaattgtgaacTCTACCTTTCGCTGGGAAGATCACACTTTCAGACTAACCcatattcatgttttcttctaCACAAGTATTAGACCTATAGTAAAGTGCAACTAGCCCAATGTTAAGTCCGTCTATATAGCAGCCACAGTGTCTCAGACTACACTTGttaagaacacacacatcccaGATTGTATATTCTCCTGCTGGACTTAAGCTTTCTGATTGATGCTGATATTACTATGTTTACCTTTACTGTCTAGGTTAGAAAAACTTACCTACTGCCTGTATATTAATTCCctatatgtacagtacagtatatgtagTCTGGAGCATTAAGTACACAGAGgtaatacacaaaacacaccagagCAGCAATGTCAATATGAAGCAGAGGACTTGGCAGATAAAGAGACAGCTACAAAATGTTACACCTTTGCTTGTATGTGAGCACACTGTAAATCCTCATACAGTTAAACATCAAAGTAAAAATTAGAAAGTATTTTGTGCTACAGAAAATTAGAAATACACTGCATAGTTTCAAGAGGTTGCTGATTTGTTTTCAAAAGGAGGGCTACTAGTAAACACTATGTATTTGAAACAATACAATATAAGTTCTTCTTTCACTGAGTTATGTTAAGGTGGCATGTTGCATTCTGGTGCTACTGTTTCTACCCTGACAGTCAGGAAAATGATTACCTTGTAGccaacacaacaataaaaatctACTTGGCTGACATAAATCACAAATTTTACAAAACTTAAGTTGCAAATAAATGACCTAATTTAGATCTTTTAAACCTCTGGACAAGTCAAAACACTgtaagtgtaaaaataaaaaagagttCCAAGGACAGATTGTGAGAGATTTGCACCATTAACCCGCTTCAGTGGACACAGGTTAAAAAAGTTTCAAAATCTGGTCTGAGGTAAGTGATGATGTGCGATTGTCCAGTATGCAACACTGTATGGCGTGAACAAGTCCACTTGTGTGTCTTACTCGTCTCTTGAAGAGGTGATGTATCTGAGGATAGCATTCGGTATGTCCAGCGTCTCGTCTTTCACCAGCACGACATCAAAGGAGTTGATGTACgattccttcctctcttccacctgagagacacaaaacacagacaataagAATCCACTGTGATGATACCAGAAATTCCAGCACCTAAACACCAGACATTTCTCCACTCAACCAGCGTGTCCCTCACTGCGGTCTGACCTGGTCATTCAGGAAGCCGATGGTCAGGACATTCTGAGGCTCCGACACCCCATCAGCCATGGTCAGATCTCCCAGAGAGTCTCCCATTAGCACCACGTTGGGTCGACCCTGCAGCTCCCTGAGGCCAGCTGCGTGTGACAGAGCACCTTCCCTCTTATTGAAAGTGTGGATCAGTTGACCTTTGAAGGCTTGCAGGACCCCCTTATCAACGAGACAACGTTCAACAGAGATCAAACAGAGACTTCCTGATGAAAGATAATATTGTGACGGGAAATTTTGAAGGATGTTCATGTCAGAAAAGAGATTTTTAGTTCAGCAGACCCCTTGAATGTCAGATTTGTTGTCTGTACTCTCTGTTGTTCAATGAACTATTTTTTATATACCAGTAAAGTTGGTTGAATATCTCTTGCCCTTTAAGAGCTTGCAGgtcattttatataattttgaATATGataatgtgtgcatgtaaagGTGGCTGTGGTCCAACTCACAGTTTGGTCAAAGTCCATGTAGTTGGAGATGATGTGGATGTTGGGATGGAAGACGTGGTTCTGTCGGATCACTTCCTCCAGGACGTCTCCAACACCAGCCGAGAAGATCAACAGAGGAACCTGGTGCTCAGCGAGACATTCAAAAAACACTTTGTAGCCGTCCCtaaagaaatacacacacctctcaTTAGATTGGACACATGAACCAAAGACAATGTGAGCCAAGAGATTTGCAGTAATTGTGACTGTTGCATTAATGTCTAAAGTCAAAAAAAATAATGGATGTTATCCCCCGCTCTTTTTATTGTAGGTCTTACTGGCTAACTATTTTTTCTCTATAGAGCCAGAGAATTGGTTACTATGGCATTTAAGATGTGTGTACCTGAGCATAGCACTGGATTCCTTGACAGCATGGGCGAGCATGTCCCTTCTGATCTTCTGCTCAATTAGCAGCTCATGAACTTTGGTCCACCTGTAGAAAGCACCACAAGACAATGTAAGGATGTAAACCATTCTCAACTACAATTCCCTTTTCTTTAATGCATAGGAAATTGAGTTTCTCCAAAATTCCAAACAGCCTACTTAGTCTTTTAGAAAAGTTAGATGTGTTCACCTTAGGCAACTTGATGAGTTTTAAAAGTCCaacacaaagtcaaaaacatacaaattatGTCTTTATTGTATCTGGCCCAGCGGCTCAAGTAAAGAGTGAGCACTGTCCacatttaacagaaacagaaatgctATTATTTTGACAAATCTGTTTCTTACCACTCCACCATGAGAGGCAGCTTCTCCTCAGCACTCCGGCTTGCATCAATCTCTATGGGATAGTAGGTGTTCAACAGCTCCCTCATCTACAGTGGACCAACACAAAATTCTGAACAATAGATTACAATGTAATCGAAGAAAGACGCACATGCACCAGCACAGCACAAGTGTAAATGCTCACAATGGTATAGGCCACTTTCATAGGCTACAGCATAGGTTTTGTGTTGATCCTATGCAGACGTATAAACCATCAACCACACTAATTAACGTCCTTATGACAGTGGCACATTTACCTTTCTAGTGCAGTCTTCATTAATCAACAACCGGTTATCCAGGATGTCTAAAAAAGAAACCAGGGTTATAACATTTTCAGAAAGGCACAAGAAACCTGGACAAACGAGTCAACACAGGTGCAGCACAAAGTCAAAGTAAAGcatgcacaaatacaaactGAGAGAATTAATAAATCCTTCAGATCAAACTGTACCATATCATAAGGGCATTATATGGCCATTATGCAGATGATCTTTGTGGCCTGTGTGCTTACTGTGGGTGGTGGGCACTCTCTTGCCATTGTGAGCGAATCTGGTCAGCGTCATGTCAAAGTCTGAGATTACCTGAGAAAACATGGCTGCTTAGAAAAATATGCTACTCAACAAGCAACCAAATTTGTAATTcagtcaaacatacagtacCATTTCCTTGAGTTCAAACCATGCAGGCAAAGTctacatttgcatatttgtatttattcataaagGCTAAAATAATATTGAGCTGAGGTTATGTTATTTTTGATCAGTCTGATTAAGAGTCTTTACCATAAAGTACTGTCTCTGGTCTTCACATAAGGGGCATGGAGTTAACCTAAGCTTTCCCAGCATGAGTACCTGAGAATTTTTTGAGTCAATATTCATCGCTTTATAGCCGTTTAGGAATAATTTGCTGTATTTGACTCAGAGGACATTCCCATTCCTAATGAAATGTATGGCAGTACTCTTGAAAGAGCGCTGACTCACATTTCCAGGTCAGTCAAACTCCTTAAAAGGACATCTCCAAACATGCATGATTAGACTGTGGCCTCCACTCAGTGCTCTCACCTGCAGACTACCTGCACCTGCTCGCTGCATGGCGTGGATCGtctcctccactctgctgcGCTCCCTCATCAGTACAGAGCACTTGGCCAGCTCTGGGATCTGCATAGGAAAAACGTGTCCccatggaaagagagagagagaagagaacaaGGTGAGGGATAAGAGCAAAAGAAGACTTTATACTGGGATATGTTACATACTTTTGTTAATATCAAGTTCAGACACACTCAAAACAGAAATATGCTTTCTTAGCTATGTAAAAATTCTGAAATGAAACTTCCATTATCTTTGTTCAGTGGAGCTTCCTTACCTCGGTCTTGGTCAGCTGGTGCCAGATGGCCAGGACAGTCCGCACTGGTGTGTAGATCCAGGGAATATGGTATACCTTCAAGTCCAACAAGGAAATTCCCAAATTAGCTCCAGTTCCCATATATGTTTCACAATTTTTCCAACATAACCCCTTTTACTAGGCCTACTATAAAAGCACCTTACTGTTCAGTTTAATAAGGTTACAGTTAGTGTATGTTTTACCCGCTATACAAAACTACCCTATATTTACCTGAAAGCATTTTACTATTCCTCATTTTACCATcaaaaatcttaaatattttaaagtttaCTAACATGTTTGACTACGGCTGCAGTGATTACATAACAGGCTGACCGTTACAACTTACCATTTTCAAATGGAGAAATGACGAGTCAGCCGCAAGGTGTCAACCGCCGTCAACcgttaaaaatacattacatacataaaCGACAAGTTGTTTGTATCTAAAAGCATTTagtaaatgatgaaataatgtATCATTTCACAGTCGACTGTAGGTTTGAGTGATTTGTTTACATTCTCAGTGCGTGTCACACCCGCAGCGTTCCCACTCATCTGCGTATTAAACTTACATGGTTCCGCCGCATATTGGTTCCTACCTCCTCAGGGTAGTAAGGAcaatatgtgtaaaataataacggaaaacaacaacacttcGGAACAGAGGTGTTTTTACCTGACATATTTTGACTGCCAAGCCTGCAGTCTTCATCAGAGGTGTTCCTGAAGCTTCGTCA
This genomic interval carries:
- the LOC108901689 gene encoding 7-methylguanosine phosphate-specific 5'-nucleotidase, producing the protein MVYHIPWIYTPVRTVLAIWHQLTKTEIPELAKCSVLMRERSRVEETIHAMQRAGAGSLQVISDFDMTLTRFAHNGKRVPTTHNILDNRLLINEDCTRKMRELLNTYYPIEIDASRSAEEKLPLMVEWWTKVHELLIEQKIRRDMLAHAVKESSAMLRDGYKVFFECLAEHQVPLLIFSAGVGDVLEEVIRQNHVFHPNIHIISNYMDFDQTGVLQAFKGQLIHTFNKREGALSHAAGLRELQGRPNVVLMGDSLGDLTMADGVSEPQNVLTIGFLNDQVEERKESYINSFDVVLVKDETLDIPNAILRYITSSRDE